One window of the Conexibacter sp. SYSU D00693 genome contains the following:
- a CDS encoding regulatory protein RecX: MALAEDVPDRPLDRVSDPEHRLQDALDLAYRYLGHRDRTVAEMRRHLEAKRVEPETIDDVIAELEATRYLDDGRYAKRFAEDKRAIDGWGAERIERRLLQNGVGREHVAAALREDDGHDELAAARAILARRFPGPFEDDRARERALGHLVRKGYDLELAYDAVRAHHAGRDAA, encoded by the coding sequence GTGGCACTGGCTGAGGACGTCCCCGACCGGCCGCTGGATCGCGTGAGCGACCCCGAGCACCGGCTGCAGGACGCCCTCGACCTGGCCTACCGGTACCTCGGCCACCGTGACCGCACGGTGGCCGAGATGCGCCGGCACCTCGAGGCCAAGCGCGTCGAGCCCGAGACGATCGACGACGTGATCGCCGAGCTCGAGGCGACGCGCTACCTCGACGACGGGCGCTACGCCAAGCGCTTCGCCGAGGACAAGCGAGCGATCGACGGGTGGGGCGCCGAGCGCATCGAGCGCCGGCTGCTGCAGAACGGGGTCGGGCGCGAGCACGTCGCCGCGGCGCTGCGCGAGGACGACGGTCACGACGAGCTCGCCGCCGCCCGCGCGATCCTTGCCCGCCGCTTCCCGGGGCCGTTCGAGGACGACCGCGCGCGCGAACGGGCCCTCGGGCACCTGGTCCGCAAGGGCTACGACCTCGAGCTCGCCTACGACGCGGTCCGCGCGCATCACGCCGGCCGCGACGCCGCGTAG
- the recA gene encoding recombinase RecA, which produces MPAAPTDEKAAKARDTALSGALTQIERQFGKGAIMRMGDEGAQVKVNAIPTGALSLDIALGIGGMPRGRIVEIYGPESSGKTTLVYHVLAEAQKLGGVCAFIDAEHAMDPLYAKAIGVDIDELLVSQPDYGEQALEIADMLVRSGAVDVVAVDSVAALTPRAELEGQMGDTTVGLQARMMSQAMRKLAGTLNRTGTLCVFVNQIREKVGVMFGSPETQPGGRALKFYSSQRLDIRRIETLKDGTEAVGNRVRVKVVKNKVAAPFRQAEFDIEFGKGISTAGCLIDLGLEHDVVSKSGSFFSYGNDRLGQGRNNAKAFLDEHPEIAKEIENKVYAALGMDNDLVAPIDRDDEAMVVDPATGEITASKAA; this is translated from the coding sequence ATGCCCGCAGCACCGACCGACGAGAAGGCCGCGAAGGCCCGCGACACCGCCCTGAGCGGCGCCCTCACCCAGATCGAGCGCCAGTTCGGCAAGGGCGCGATCATGCGGATGGGCGACGAGGGCGCGCAGGTCAAGGTGAACGCGATCCCGACGGGGGCGCTGTCGCTCGACATCGCGCTGGGCATCGGCGGCATGCCGCGGGGCCGCATCGTCGAGATCTACGGCCCGGAGTCCTCGGGCAAGACCACGCTCGTCTACCACGTGCTCGCCGAGGCCCAGAAGCTCGGCGGGGTCTGCGCGTTCATCGACGCGGAGCACGCGATGGACCCGCTGTACGCCAAGGCGATCGGCGTGGACATCGACGAGCTGCTCGTCTCCCAGCCCGACTACGGCGAGCAGGCGCTCGAGATCGCCGACATGCTCGTGCGCTCCGGTGCCGTCGACGTCGTCGCGGTCGACTCCGTGGCGGCGCTGACGCCGCGCGCCGAGCTCGAGGGCCAGATGGGCGACACGACCGTCGGCCTCCAGGCCCGCATGATGAGCCAGGCGATGCGCAAGCTCGCCGGCACGCTCAACCGCACGGGCACGCTCTGCGTCTTCGTCAACCAGATCCGCGAGAAGGTCGGCGTGATGTTCGGCTCGCCGGAGACCCAGCCGGGTGGCCGCGCGCTGAAGTTCTACTCGTCCCAGCGCCTGGACATCCGGCGCATCGAGACGCTCAAGGACGGCACCGAGGCCGTCGGCAACCGCGTCCGCGTGAAGGTCGTCAAGAACAAGGTCGCGGCGCCGTTCCGCCAGGCGGAGTTCGACATCGAGTTCGGCAAGGGCATCTCCACCGCGGGCTGCCTCATCGACCTCGGCCTCGAGCACGACGTCGTCTCGAAGTCCGGCTCGTTCTTCTCCTACGGCAACGACCGCCTCGGCCAGGGGCGCAACAACGCCAAGGCGTTCCTGGACGAGCACCCGGAGATCGCCAAGGAGATCGAGAACAAGGTCTACGCCGCGCTCGGCATGGACAACGACCTCGTCGCCCCGATCGACCGCGACGACGAGGCGATGGTCGTCGATCCCGCGACCGGCGAGATCACCGCCTCCAAGGCGGCGTGA